DNA from Sphingomonas sp. R1:
CTCTGCGAAGAGTTCGAGTGCGCGCCGGAAACAGGGTTCGGCTTCCTCGTTGCGGTTGACCGCCTGGAGCGCGACGCCCTCCTCGTTGAGCAGCCGCGCGACGCTGTGCCCGTCATCATCATCTTCATAGCTGCGTCTGCGATGCTGGATTTCTGCCAGGGTTTCCGGCGTCAAACCGGTCTGAAGCGCATAGCCTGCGGCGGCCTCCGATACGAAGCGGATCCATTCCTCGTCGCCTATCGCATCTGCGACCGCGCGGGCTTCGCGATAGAGCGCGCTGACGTCGTCGACATTGCGATTGCGACTGGCGGCTTGGGCAAAGGCGACGAGCGAAAAAATCAGCGCCGGCCGGTCGCCCGAGTTCCGATAATGCTCGACAAGAAATGCGGAGGCTTCCGTATGATGGCGTATGGAGCCCGAGTAGAAGATCTCGCGGATCGACCGTTCAGCCTGCACCGCCGCCGTCTCTTCATCGATGTCACGCGCCGCTTGAAAGGCGCGCCATCCCCGGCCGGTATCGTCGAAAAGCGCAATGAGCCGTTGTGCGATTGACCGGAAAAACTGGGGCCGGAGCGCAACTAGATCCCGCAATTCAGCTGCCCAATTGTCGTGCAGCAGGCTGTAACCCGACGCGTCCTCGACGATCAGATCGTTCAATTCGTCCACGTCGTCGGAAAGATCACCAAGGTCTGCCTCCGCCTTGCAGAGCCTGGCAAGGTCGTCCAGCGACAGCGGCCCACGTCCGAGCGCCAGGAACGCGACGATGTCCCTCCGGCGCCCCTTGAGCGCGAGATAGCGATCTTTCAGGTCGACCGGCCGGCCGCTGTCATCTGTCAACGGGCGCAAGGTCGTGCGAACGGTGAGCGGAAGCGGGAGAGAGACCTGTGCCAGCCCGGCGATGTGGCGGCGCGCTTCTGTGTCCGCGATAGTGTCGAGCTGCCTCAACTCCTCGGGGGTGAAGCCTTCGACCATGAGCTGGCTGCCTAGGAAGGCGGCGGGCGAAACTCGAGATCCGAGGACCACCGATCCGGCACCATTGTCCCTGAGCGCAAGGCTTACTACCGACCAGAGTACCCCCGCGTCTTCGGGATCGTCGATGACGAGGGGCCATTTCGTCGCGCGCGTCCAGGCGCTCATGAAAGCTTGCTGCGCATCGGCGAAGCTTGTCGCCCGATCGGTACGATCGAGCCTAGGGGCGATGGCTTCGGCAGCCTTTGTCAGGATCATGCTCGGGTCGAGGCCGCGCGCATTTACATAGGGAAGGCCATGATCGGCGGCATATTGGGCAAGCGCTACTGTCTTGCCGGCGCCGGCCGCGCCGGTAACCCAGACCGCGCGGTGCAGGGCCGACAGCGAACGAAGTGCAACATCAAAGCCAGCACGGCGGATACGATAGGGCGTTGCCTTGAAGATCGCGTCGAGGGTGGCCTGCGGCGCGATGGCCCGGCGATCGGGCGCCGCGCGGCGGAGATGATAGGTTTGCGTGAGCAACGTCACGATATCGCGGTGGATGATGTCGGTCAGATCCTCCTCAGGATCGAACATGGAATAGGTCTGACGCGCCTGTATCTCGTCCAGGATCAGCTTCAGCCTCGGGTCCGGCTTGGCCGTCTTGTCGATATAGACGAGCAGATCGACGTTGAGCCTGCGAATCTCGCGATACTCGTCTTCGAGGCCGGACAGCGTCTGGCCGTTCGCTTCGTCGACCCAACCATAATCGGCCCGGTATATCGCGACCGCCAGCTGGCTTTGGCGCAGCCGGCCGAGATAAAGCTCGCGCGGCCCATAGGTTCGCGCGCCCTCCTTCTCGAAGACGAAGGAGTCGAACCCCAGCCGCTGGATGGCGACGAGCGCCTCCCGCCGCTGTTTTGCACATTCTGCGATCGTCGAGGATACGAATACGCAAAGCCGCTCAGGCTGTGCGCCGAGACCGATAGCGGACAAGTCAGAAATGGCCGCTCTCCCGGAGGGCCGCCTGACAGATAGCAAAATCGAGCGCACCCGGAAGGCGGCCGAGCCTGCGCAGGAGAAAGGCCGCATCTAGCCCGATCTGATCCATAATCTCCCCGGTCTCGAAGCTGTCGAGCGTAACCGGGAATGTGGCTAGCTCGACCTGACCCAGCCTGAGAGCGTGGATGGCCTCCCAGCGATCATCAGGTTCGTCTTTTGAGGAAGCCTGACTCGCCTGCAGACGGGCAAGACCAAGATTGGTGATGGCCTGACCGATCTGCCAATCCCGCGCCCCGAGCGCAGCGAGCCGGCCGCGCAGAGCCAGCCCGACCTCGGTGTGCCGAAGGTCGTGCAGCGTCTTGGGAGCGATCGCATGAAGGCGACGTTCGCGTGCTCTGGCGATCGTCGTGGCGTCCGGGGGGGCGGCATCGCCCTCTCGACCCGAATCCTCGGAGATTCCTGTCCGGTCTCGACCGGCCCACCCTGCGGGTGCTCCCCATCCGATGCCGGGCAACAGGATCGGATCGACCCCTGGAAGGGCCTTGGCGACGATCTCGCCGGTGTCCGTTCTGCCAAG
Protein-coding regions in this window:
- a CDS encoding DUF4062 domain-containing protein; the encoded protein is MSAIGLGAQPERLCVFVSSTIAECAKQRREALVAIQRLGFDSFVFEKEGARTYGPRELYLGRLRQSQLAVAIYRADYGWVDEANGQTLSGLEDEYREIRRLNVDLLVYIDKTAKPDPRLKLILDEIQARQTYSMFDPEEDLTDIIHRDIVTLLTQTYHLRRAAPDRRAIAPQATLDAIFKATPYRIRRAGFDVALRSLSALHRAVWVTGAAGAGKTVALAQYAADHGLPYVNARGLDPSMILTKAAEAIAPRLDRTDRATSFADAQQAFMSAWTRATKWPLVIDDPEDAGVLWSVVSLALRDNGAGSVVLGSRVSPAAFLGSQLMVEGFTPEELRQLDTIADTEARRHIAGLAQVSLPLPLTVRTTLRPLTDDSGRPVDLKDRYLALKGRRRDIVAFLALGRGPLSLDDLARLCKAEADLGDLSDDVDELNDLIVEDASGYSLLHDNWAAELRDLVALRPQFFRSIAQRLIALFDDTGRGWRAFQAARDIDEETAAVQAERSIREIFYSGSIRHHTEASAFLVEHYRNSGDRPALIFSLVAFAQAASRNRNVDDVSALYREARAVADAIGDEEWIRFVSEAAAGYALQTGLTPETLAEIQHRRRSYEDDDDGHSVARLLNEEGVALQAVNRNEEAEPCFRRALELFAEHQDEYGRELAARNLAGLLLARSETAAEGEKLLVSLKSARSDVRERAWMCNILNRRYRKEKRYDEAEKVALEAISIGEQLGDRHLVAINQTALGNARHDDDRHEEALPAFQAAADEARAISRSDVEGRALRLSAACHNALAELSEGDAAYAHARDAATKAKEAIAIFEGSIGSHDLSSAHDELATALITLGEREAGWVARARGIALTWSKDNPDDYNKQLRQLGHHLPDLPVDVAARATLIGLRHGVDDAETALEMWVSALAVTLGEASPEVAASLVSGLLQSLIQATTIEHLSLALDRCLRRLSDRNVKAKPGNRALLLLNLLAFTARGGFRQADMLAYATLCLEGEEGILFRQIPTFGLQLVIELGDTANYLFTITAADESHEASFVALALGAFFAGCGGRICRLFLQPHATGPAAFDLMTSGLEGISDYLLASALPFLRDRPVAFLGFSEIEGVPPRITAFCRADIPRSLTPGDGQAGPYEIMLIDCLAALINYSYGVDIQVPEMLDAMKELLRHMLC